One window of the Sebastes umbrosus isolate fSebUmb1 chromosome 1, fSebUmb1.pri, whole genome shotgun sequence genome contains the following:
- the znf740a gene encoding gastrula zinc finger protein XlCGF57.1 isoform X43, which produces MSHLPSSSVRDHMKWAGLLGCEAVLSSMALMQASSMAAPPKKMMAPLGHGPPQREAPDRAPQSHMILPSGMSCPPLVRTHFGNLIRKEGEFQAPRLLDEKEMRANEDMQQKKKNRKSVTPCKVREQEGRGGKGTGGDENGPSSKVQKNFICDHCYGAFRSGYHLKRHILIHTGEKPYACAVCDMRFIQRYHLERHSLIHTGVKPYACSMCDMRFFQRYHLERHRLTHTGVKPYACSMCDMRFFQRYHLARHSLTHTGVKPYACTMCDMRFIQRYQLERHSLTHTGVKPYACTMCDKRFFQRYHLARHSLTHMGVKPYACTMCDMKFFQRYHLARHSLTHTGVKPYACTMCDKRFFQRYHLARHSLTHMGVKPFACTMCDMRFVQRYHLARHSLTHTGVKPYACTMCDKRFFQRYHLARHSLTHMGVKPFACTMCDMRFVQRYHLARHSLTHTGVKPYACSMCDMRFIQRNHLERHSLTHTGEKPFACDMCDMRFIQRYHLERHKRVHSGEKPYQCERCQQNFSRTDRLLRHRRLCQGRGVAKVENQPCCEPRPYPQEPPPAPPTWSPLHPPPGRLAV; this is translated from the exons ATGTCACATCTGCCCAGCAGCTCAGTCCGCGACCATATGAAATGG GCGGGGCTGCTTGGCTGCGAGGCTGTCCTCTCCAGCATGGCCCTGATGCAGGCCagctccatggctgctccgccCAAAAAAATGATGGCTCCACTTGGCCATGGACCACCGCAGAGAGAGGCACCTGACCGTGCTCCCCAGAGCCATATGATCCTCCCGTCTGGAATGAGCTGTCCGCCCCTGGTTAGGACCCACTTCGGAAAT CTTATCCGGAAGGAAGGTGAATTCCAAGCTCCCCGCCTGCTGGATGAGAAGGAGATGAGGGCCAACGAGgacatgcagcagaaaaaaaagaacaggaaATCAGTAACGCCCTGCAAAGTGAGAGAACAAGAAGGAAGGGGAGGGAAG GGCACAGGTGGAGATGAGAATGGTCCATCATCCAAAGTGCAGAAAAACTTTATTTGTGATCACTGTTACGGAGCTTTTAGGAGTGGATACCACCTGAAGAGACATATCCTCATTCATACAG GGGAGAAGCCGTATGCTTGTGCCGTATGTGACATGAGGTTTATTCAGCGTTACCACCTGGAGAGACACAGCCTCATTCACACGG gGGTGAAGCCGTACGCTTGTTCCATGTGTGACATGAGGTTTTTCCAGCGTTACCACCTGGAGAGACACAGACTCACTCATACGG GGGTGAAGCCGTACGCTTGCTCCATGTGTGACATGAGGTTCTTCCAACGTTACCATCTGGCAAGACACAGCCTCACTCATACTG GAGTGAAGCCGTACGCTTGTACCATGTGTGACATGCGGTTTATACAACGTTACCAACTGGAGAGACACAGTCTTACTCATACGG gggtgAAGCCGTACGCTTGCACCATGTGTGACAAGAGGTTTTTTCAGCGCTACCACCTGGCGAGACACAGCCTCACTCATATGG GTGTGAAACCTTATGCTTGCACCATGTGTGACATGAAGTTTTTTCAGCGTTACCACCTGGCAAGACACAGCCTCACTCATACGG GTGTGAAACCTTATGCTTGCACCATGTGTGACAAGAGGTTTTTTCAGCGCTACCACCTGGCGAGACACAGCCTCACTCATATGG GTGTGAAACCTTTTGCTTGTACCATGTGTGACATGAGGTTTGTTCAGCGTTACCACCTGGCGAGACACAGCCTCACTCATACGG GTGTGAAACCTTATGCTTGCACCATGTGTGACAAGAGGTTTTTTCAGCGCTACCACCTGGCGAGACACAGCCTCACTCATATGG GTGTGAAACCTTTTGCTTGTACCATGTGTGACATGAGGTTTGTTCAGCGTTACCACCTGGCGAGACACAGCCTCACTCATACGG gGGTGAAGCCGTATGCTTGTTCCATGTGTGACATGAGGTTTATTCAGCGTAACCACCTGGAGAGACACAGCCTCACTCATACGG GAGAGAAGCCATTTGCTTGTGACATGTGTGATATGAGGTTTATCCAGCGCTACCACCTTGAGAGACACAAGCGTGTCCATAGTGGGGAGAAGCCTTACCAGTGTGAACGGTGCCAGCAG AACTTTTCAAGGACAGACCGGCTGTTGCGACATCGGCGGTTGTGCCAGGGTCGCGGCGTAGCCAAAGTAGAGAACCAGCCATGCTGCGAACCACGCCCATACCCCCAAGAACCCCCACCCGCACCCCCAACCTGGAGTCCCCTGCACCCCCCTCCAGGACGACTGGCGGTCTGA
- the znf740a gene encoding zinc finger protein 2 isoform X37 produces the protein MSHLPSSSVRDHMKWAGLLGCEAVLSSMALMQASSMAAPPKKMMAPLGHGPPQREAPDRAPQSHMILPSGMSCPPLVRTHFGNLIRKEGEFQAPRLLDEKEMRANEDMQQKKKNRKSVTPCKVREQEGRGGKGTGGDENGPSSKVQKNFICDHCYGAFRSGYHLKRHILIHTGEKPYACAVCDMRFIQRYHLERHSLIHTGVKPYACSMCDMRFFQRYHLERHRLTHTGISRVKPYACSMCDMRFFQRYHLARHSLTHTGVKPYACSMCDMRFFQRYHLARHSLTHTGRGVKPYACSMCDMRFFQRYHLARHTLTHTGVKPYACTMCDKRFFQRYHLARHSLTHMGVKPYACTMCDKRFFQRYHLARHSLTHMGVKPFACTMCDMRFVQRYHLARHSLTHTGVKPYACTMCDKRFFQRYHLARHSLTHMGVKPFACTMCDMRFVQRYHLARHSLTHTGVKPYACSMCDMRFIQRNHLERHSLTHTGEKPFACDMCDMRFIQRYHLERHKRVHSGEKPYQCERCQQNFSRTDRLLRHRRLCQGRGVAKVENQPCCEPRPYPQEPPPAPPTWSPLHPPPGRLAV, from the exons ATGTCACATCTGCCCAGCAGCTCAGTCCGCGACCATATGAAATGG GCGGGGCTGCTTGGCTGCGAGGCTGTCCTCTCCAGCATGGCCCTGATGCAGGCCagctccatggctgctccgccCAAAAAAATGATGGCTCCACTTGGCCATGGACCACCGCAGAGAGAGGCACCTGACCGTGCTCCCCAGAGCCATATGATCCTCCCGTCTGGAATGAGCTGTCCGCCCCTGGTTAGGACCCACTTCGGAAAT CTTATCCGGAAGGAAGGTGAATTCCAAGCTCCCCGCCTGCTGGATGAGAAGGAGATGAGGGCCAACGAGgacatgcagcagaaaaaaaagaacaggaaATCAGTAACGCCCTGCAAAGTGAGAGAACAAGAAGGAAGGGGAGGGAAG GGCACAGGTGGAGATGAGAATGGTCCATCATCCAAAGTGCAGAAAAACTTTATTTGTGATCACTGTTACGGAGCTTTTAGGAGTGGATACCACCTGAAGAGACATATCCTCATTCATACAG GGGAGAAGCCGTATGCTTGTGCCGTATGTGACATGAGGTTTATTCAGCGTTACCACCTGGAGAGACACAGCCTCATTCACACGG gGGTGAAGCCGTACGCTTGTTCCATGTGTGACATGAGGTTTTTCCAGCGTTACCACCTGGAGAGACACAGACTCACTCATACGGGTATTTCAA GGGTGAAGCCGTACGCTTGCTCCATGTGTGACATGAGGTTCTTCCAACGTTACCATCTGGCAAGACACAGCCTCACTCATACTG GGGTGAAGCCATACGCTTGCTCCATGTGTGACATGAGGTTTTTCCAACGCTACCACTTGGCAAGACACAGCCTCACTCACACGGGTAGGG GGGTGAAGCCATATGCTTGCTCCATGTGTGACATGAGGTTTTTCCAGAGATACCACCTGGCAAGACACACTCTCACCCATACGG gggtgAAGCCGTACGCTTGCACCATGTGTGACAAGAGGTTTTTTCAGCGCTACCACCTGGCGAGACACAGCCTCACTCATATGG GTGTGAAACCTTATGCTTGCACCATGTGTGACAAGAGGTTTTTTCAGCGCTACCACCTGGCGAGACACAGCCTCACTCATATGG GTGTGAAACCTTTTGCTTGTACCATGTGTGACATGAGGTTTGTTCAGCGTTACCACCTGGCGAGACACAGCCTCACTCATACGG GTGTGAAACCTTATGCTTGCACCATGTGTGACAAGAGGTTTTTTCAGCGCTACCACCTGGCGAGACACAGCCTCACTCATATGG GTGTGAAACCTTTTGCTTGTACCATGTGTGACATGAGGTTTGTTCAGCGTTACCACCTGGCGAGACACAGCCTCACTCATACGG gGGTGAAGCCGTATGCTTGTTCCATGTGTGACATGAGGTTTATTCAGCGTAACCACCTGGAGAGACACAGCCTCACTCATACGG GAGAGAAGCCATTTGCTTGTGACATGTGTGATATGAGGTTTATCCAGCGCTACCACCTTGAGAGACACAAGCGTGTCCATAGTGGGGAGAAGCCTTACCAGTGTGAACGGTGCCAGCAG AACTTTTCAAGGACAGACCGGCTGTTGCGACATCGGCGGTTGTGCCAGGGTCGCGGCGTAGCCAAAGTAGAGAACCAGCCATGCTGCGAACCACGCCCATACCCCCAAGAACCCCCACCCGCACCCCCAACCTGGAGTCCCCTGCACCCCCCTCCAGGACGACTGGCGGTCTGA
- the znf740a gene encoding gastrula zinc finger protein XlCGF57.1 isoform X15 produces the protein MSHLPSSSVRDHMKWAGLLGCEAVLSSMALMQASSMAAPPKKMMAPLGHGPPQREAPDRAPQSHMILPSGMSCPPLVRTHFGNLIRKEGEFQAPRLLDEKEMRANEDMQQKKKNRKSVTPCKVREQEGRGGKGTGGDENGPSSKVQKNFICDHCYGAFRSGYHLKRHILIHTGEKPYACAVCDMRFIQRYHLERHSLIHTGVKPYACSMCDMRFFQRYHLERHRLTHTGISRVKPYACSMCDMRFFQRYHLARHSLTHTGVKPYACSMCDMRFFQRYHLARHSLTHTGVKPYACSMCDMRFFQRYHLARHSLTHTGVKPYACTMCDMRFIQRYQLERHSLTHTGVKPYACTMCDKRFFQRYHLARHSLTHMGVKPYACTMCDMKFFQRYHLARHSLTHTGVKPYACTMCDKRFFQRYHLARHSLTHMGVKPFACTMCDMRFVQRYHLARHSLTHTGVKPYACTMCDKRFFQRYHLARHSLTHMGVKPFACTMCDMRFVQRYHLARHSLTHTGVKPYACSMCDMRFIQRNHLERHSLTHTGEKPFACDMCDMRFIQRYHLERHKRVHSGEKPYQCERCQQNFSRTDRLLRHRRLCQGRGVAKVENQPCCEPRPYPQEPPPAPPTWSPLHPPPGRLAV, from the exons ATGTCACATCTGCCCAGCAGCTCAGTCCGCGACCATATGAAATGG GCGGGGCTGCTTGGCTGCGAGGCTGTCCTCTCCAGCATGGCCCTGATGCAGGCCagctccatggctgctccgccCAAAAAAATGATGGCTCCACTTGGCCATGGACCACCGCAGAGAGAGGCACCTGACCGTGCTCCCCAGAGCCATATGATCCTCCCGTCTGGAATGAGCTGTCCGCCCCTGGTTAGGACCCACTTCGGAAAT CTTATCCGGAAGGAAGGTGAATTCCAAGCTCCCCGCCTGCTGGATGAGAAGGAGATGAGGGCCAACGAGgacatgcagcagaaaaaaaagaacaggaaATCAGTAACGCCCTGCAAAGTGAGAGAACAAGAAGGAAGGGGAGGGAAG GGCACAGGTGGAGATGAGAATGGTCCATCATCCAAAGTGCAGAAAAACTTTATTTGTGATCACTGTTACGGAGCTTTTAGGAGTGGATACCACCTGAAGAGACATATCCTCATTCATACAG GGGAGAAGCCGTATGCTTGTGCCGTATGTGACATGAGGTTTATTCAGCGTTACCACCTGGAGAGACACAGCCTCATTCACACGG gGGTGAAGCCGTACGCTTGTTCCATGTGTGACATGAGGTTTTTCCAGCGTTACCACCTGGAGAGACACAGACTCACTCATACGGGTATTTCAA GGGTGAAGCCGTACGCTTGCTCCATGTGTGACATGAGGTTCTTCCAACGTTACCATCTGGCAAGACACAGCCTCACTCATACTG GGGTGAAGCCATACGCTTGCTCCATGTGTGACATGAGGTTTTTCCAACGCTACCACTTGGCAAGACACAGCCTCACTCACACGG GGGTGAAGCCGTACGCTTGCTCCATGTGTGACATGAGGTTCTTCCAGCGTTACCATTTGGCAAGACACAGCCTCACTCATACTG GAGTGAAGCCGTACGCTTGTACCATGTGTGACATGCGGTTTATACAACGTTACCAACTGGAGAGACACAGTCTTACTCATACGG gggtgAAGCCGTACGCTTGCACCATGTGTGACAAGAGGTTTTTTCAGCGCTACCACCTGGCGAGACACAGCCTCACTCATATGG GTGTGAAACCTTATGCTTGCACCATGTGTGACATGAAGTTTTTTCAGCGTTACCACCTGGCAAGACACAGCCTCACTCATACGG GTGTGAAACCTTATGCTTGCACCATGTGTGACAAGAGGTTTTTTCAGCGCTACCACCTGGCGAGACACAGCCTCACTCATATGG GTGTGAAACCTTTTGCTTGTACCATGTGTGACATGAGGTTTGTTCAGCGTTACCACCTGGCGAGACACAGCCTCACTCATACGG GTGTGAAACCTTATGCTTGCACCATGTGTGACAAGAGGTTTTTTCAGCGCTACCACCTGGCGAGACACAGCCTCACTCATATGG GTGTGAAACCTTTTGCTTGTACCATGTGTGACATGAGGTTTGTTCAGCGTTACCACCTGGCGAGACACAGCCTCACTCATACGG gGGTGAAGCCGTATGCTTGTTCCATGTGTGACATGAGGTTTATTCAGCGTAACCACCTGGAGAGACACAGCCTCACTCATACGG GAGAGAAGCCATTTGCTTGTGACATGTGTGATATGAGGTTTATCCAGCGCTACCACCTTGAGAGACACAAGCGTGTCCATAGTGGGGAGAAGCCTTACCAGTGTGAACGGTGCCAGCAG AACTTTTCAAGGACAGACCGGCTGTTGCGACATCGGCGGTTGTGCCAGGGTCGCGGCGTAGCCAAAGTAGAGAACCAGCCATGCTGCGAACCACGCCCATACCCCCAAGAACCCCCACCCGCACCCCCAACCTGGAGTCCCCTGCACCCCCCTCCAGGACGACTGGCGGTCTGA
- the znf740a gene encoding gastrula zinc finger protein XlCGF57.1 isoform X26: MSHLPSSSVRDHMKWAGLLGCEAVLSSMALMQASSMAAPPKKMMAPLGHGPPQREAPDRAPQSHMILPSGMSCPPLVRTHFGNLIRKEGEFQAPRLLDEKEMRANEDMQQKKKNRKSVTPCKVREQEGRGGKGTGGDENGPSSKVQKNFICDHCYGAFRSGYHLKRHILIHTGEKPYACAVCDMRFIQRYHLERHSLIHTGVKPYACSMCDMRFFQRYHLERHRLTHTGISRVKPYACSMCDMRFFQRYHLARHSLTHTGVKPYACSMCDMRFFQRYHLARHSLTHTGRGVKPYACSMCDMRFFQRYHLARHTLTHTGVKPYACTMCDKRFFQRYHLARHSLTHMGVKPYACTMCDMKFFQRYHLARHSLTHTGVKPYACTMCDKRFFQRYHLARHSLTHMGVKPFACTMCDMRFVQRYHLARHSLTHTGVKPYACTMCDKRFFQRYHLARHSLTHMGVKPFACTMCDMRFVQRYHLARHSLTHTGVKPYACSMCDMRFIQRNHLERHSLTHTGEKPFACDMCDMRFIQRYHLERHKRVHSGEKPYQCERCQQNFSRTDRLLRHRRLCQGRGVAKVENQPCCEPRPYPQEPPPAPPTWSPLHPPPGRLAV; the protein is encoded by the exons ATGTCACATCTGCCCAGCAGCTCAGTCCGCGACCATATGAAATGG GCGGGGCTGCTTGGCTGCGAGGCTGTCCTCTCCAGCATGGCCCTGATGCAGGCCagctccatggctgctccgccCAAAAAAATGATGGCTCCACTTGGCCATGGACCACCGCAGAGAGAGGCACCTGACCGTGCTCCCCAGAGCCATATGATCCTCCCGTCTGGAATGAGCTGTCCGCCCCTGGTTAGGACCCACTTCGGAAAT CTTATCCGGAAGGAAGGTGAATTCCAAGCTCCCCGCCTGCTGGATGAGAAGGAGATGAGGGCCAACGAGgacatgcagcagaaaaaaaagaacaggaaATCAGTAACGCCCTGCAAAGTGAGAGAACAAGAAGGAAGGGGAGGGAAG GGCACAGGTGGAGATGAGAATGGTCCATCATCCAAAGTGCAGAAAAACTTTATTTGTGATCACTGTTACGGAGCTTTTAGGAGTGGATACCACCTGAAGAGACATATCCTCATTCATACAG GGGAGAAGCCGTATGCTTGTGCCGTATGTGACATGAGGTTTATTCAGCGTTACCACCTGGAGAGACACAGCCTCATTCACACGG gGGTGAAGCCGTACGCTTGTTCCATGTGTGACATGAGGTTTTTCCAGCGTTACCACCTGGAGAGACACAGACTCACTCATACGGGTATTTCAA GGGTGAAGCCGTACGCTTGCTCCATGTGTGACATGAGGTTCTTCCAACGTTACCATCTGGCAAGACACAGCCTCACTCATACTG GGGTGAAGCCATACGCTTGCTCCATGTGTGACATGAGGTTTTTCCAACGCTACCACTTGGCAAGACACAGCCTCACTCACACGGGTAGGG GGGTGAAGCCATATGCTTGCTCCATGTGTGACATGAGGTTTTTCCAGAGATACCACCTGGCAAGACACACTCTCACCCATACGG gggtgAAGCCGTACGCTTGCACCATGTGTGACAAGAGGTTTTTTCAGCGCTACCACCTGGCGAGACACAGCCTCACTCATATGG GTGTGAAACCTTATGCTTGCACCATGTGTGACATGAAGTTTTTTCAGCGTTACCACCTGGCAAGACACAGCCTCACTCATACGG GTGTGAAACCTTATGCTTGCACCATGTGTGACAAGAGGTTTTTTCAGCGCTACCACCTGGCGAGACACAGCCTCACTCATATGG GTGTGAAACCTTTTGCTTGTACCATGTGTGACATGAGGTTTGTTCAGCGTTACCACCTGGCGAGACACAGCCTCACTCATACGG GTGTGAAACCTTATGCTTGCACCATGTGTGACAAGAGGTTTTTTCAGCGCTACCACCTGGCGAGACACAGCCTCACTCATATGG GTGTGAAACCTTTTGCTTGTACCATGTGTGACATGAGGTTTGTTCAGCGTTACCACCTGGCGAGACACAGCCTCACTCATACGG gGGTGAAGCCGTATGCTTGTTCCATGTGTGACATGAGGTTTATTCAGCGTAACCACCTGGAGAGACACAGCCTCACTCATACGG GAGAGAAGCCATTTGCTTGTGACATGTGTGATATGAGGTTTATCCAGCGCTACCACCTTGAGAGACACAAGCGTGTCCATAGTGGGGAGAAGCCTTACCAGTGTGAACGGTGCCAGCAG AACTTTTCAAGGACAGACCGGCTGTTGCGACATCGGCGGTTGTGCCAGGGTCGCGGCGTAGCCAAAGTAGAGAACCAGCCATGCTGCGAACCACGCCCATACCCCCAAGAACCCCCACCCGCACCCCCAACCTGGAGTCCCCTGCACCCCCCTCCAGGACGACTGGCGGTCTGA
- the znf740a gene encoding gastrula zinc finger protein XlCGF57.1 isoform X23 yields the protein MSHLPSSSVRDHMKWAGLLGCEAVLSSMALMQASSMAAPPKKMMAPLGHGPPQREAPDRAPQSHMILPSGMSCPPLVRTHFGNLIRKEGEFQAPRLLDEKEMRANEDMQQKKKNRKSVTPCKVREQEGRGGKGTGGDENGPSSKVQKNFICDHCYGAFRSGYHLKRHILIHTGEKPYACAVCDMRFIQRYHLERHSLIHTGVKPYACSMCDMRFFQRYHLERHRLTHTGISRVKPYACSMCDMRFFQRYHLARHSLTHTGVKPYACSMCDMRFFQRYHLARHSLTHTGRGVKPYACSMCDMRFFQRYHLARHTLTHTGVKPYACSMCDMRFFQRYHLARHSLTHTGVKPYACTMCDMRFIQRYQLERHSLTHTGVKPYACTMCDKRFFQRYHLARHSLTHMGVKPYACTMCDKRFFQRYHLARHSLTHMGVKPYACTMCDKRFFQRYHLARHSLTHMGVKPFACTMCDMRFVQRYHLARHSLTHTGVKPYACSMCDMRFIQRNHLERHSLTHTGEKPFACDMCDMRFIQRYHLERHKRVHSGEKPYQCERCQQNFSRTDRLLRHRRLCQGRGVAKVENQPCCEPRPYPQEPPPAPPTWSPLHPPPGRLAV from the exons ATGTCACATCTGCCCAGCAGCTCAGTCCGCGACCATATGAAATGG GCGGGGCTGCTTGGCTGCGAGGCTGTCCTCTCCAGCATGGCCCTGATGCAGGCCagctccatggctgctccgccCAAAAAAATGATGGCTCCACTTGGCCATGGACCACCGCAGAGAGAGGCACCTGACCGTGCTCCCCAGAGCCATATGATCCTCCCGTCTGGAATGAGCTGTCCGCCCCTGGTTAGGACCCACTTCGGAAAT CTTATCCGGAAGGAAGGTGAATTCCAAGCTCCCCGCCTGCTGGATGAGAAGGAGATGAGGGCCAACGAGgacatgcagcagaaaaaaaagaacaggaaATCAGTAACGCCCTGCAAAGTGAGAGAACAAGAAGGAAGGGGAGGGAAG GGCACAGGTGGAGATGAGAATGGTCCATCATCCAAAGTGCAGAAAAACTTTATTTGTGATCACTGTTACGGAGCTTTTAGGAGTGGATACCACCTGAAGAGACATATCCTCATTCATACAG GGGAGAAGCCGTATGCTTGTGCCGTATGTGACATGAGGTTTATTCAGCGTTACCACCTGGAGAGACACAGCCTCATTCACACGG gGGTGAAGCCGTACGCTTGTTCCATGTGTGACATGAGGTTTTTCCAGCGTTACCACCTGGAGAGACACAGACTCACTCATACGGGTATTTCAA GGGTGAAGCCGTACGCTTGCTCCATGTGTGACATGAGGTTCTTCCAACGTTACCATCTGGCAAGACACAGCCTCACTCATACTG GGGTGAAGCCATACGCTTGCTCCATGTGTGACATGAGGTTTTTCCAACGCTACCACTTGGCAAGACACAGCCTCACTCACACGGGTAGGG GGGTGAAGCCATATGCTTGCTCCATGTGTGACATGAGGTTTTTCCAGAGATACCACCTGGCAAGACACACTCTCACCCATACGG GGGTGAAGCCGTACGCTTGCTCCATGTGTGACATGAGGTTCTTCCAGCGTTACCATTTGGCAAGACACAGCCTCACTCATACTG GAGTGAAGCCGTACGCTTGTACCATGTGTGACATGCGGTTTATACAACGTTACCAACTGGAGAGACACAGTCTTACTCATACGG gggtgAAGCCGTACGCTTGCACCATGTGTGACAAGAGGTTTTTTCAGCGCTACCACCTGGCGAGACACAGCCTCACTCATATGG GTGTGAAACCTTATGCTTGCACCATGTGTGACAAGAGGTTTTTTCAGCGCTACCACCTGGCGAGACACAGCCTCACTCATATGG GTGTGAAACCTTATGCTTGCACCATGTGTGACAAGAGGTTTTTTCAGCGCTACCACCTGGCGAGACACAGCCTCACTCATATGG GTGTGAAACCTTTTGCTTGTACCATGTGTGACATGAGGTTTGTTCAGCGTTACCACCTGGCGAGACACAGCCTCACTCATACGG gGGTGAAGCCGTATGCTTGTTCCATGTGTGACATGAGGTTTATTCAGCGTAACCACCTGGAGAGACACAGCCTCACTCATACGG GAGAGAAGCCATTTGCTTGTGACATGTGTGATATGAGGTTTATCCAGCGCTACCACCTTGAGAGACACAAGCGTGTCCATAGTGGGGAGAAGCCTTACCAGTGTGAACGGTGCCAGCAG AACTTTTCAAGGACAGACCGGCTGTTGCGACATCGGCGGTTGTGCCAGGGTCGCGGCGTAGCCAAAGTAGAGAACCAGCCATGCTGCGAACCACGCCCATACCCCCAAGAACCCCCACCCGCACCCCCAACCTGGAGTCCCCTGCACCCCCCTCCAGGACGACTGGCGGTCTGA